GGTGAGTGAAGTCTGTAGGGGTAAcctgaggtcagacactgctgTGCATAACACAAGACCTTAGTGTTCACTCTGACTGTAAACGGAACAACAAACTATTTTtggaaataatattattatgattattatgattattaataataatactaggAAATGTTGTAACCCTTGGTTGTGTGTTTCGAGCATGTAATACTACGCTTAAGACTACAAAGTAAATCAAAATGTaacaaacaacaaagaaaactgaCTCGGTGTTGAAGTTTCGTGTAAGGAAGCACTGATGTATTCGACCGGAGTCTCCTGTTTCAGCGTTTTATAACAGACAGAGCTAATGTTATAACTTAAATTTTATTCGTATCGCTTTGTTTTAAACAATGgacattatcattatcatgaagcagctttacagaaatacacacacacacacacacacacacacatttacacaatagtgtgtaaatgacagTCAGGTGTTGAGCTGGCAACCTTCTGTAACTGTGTGCTATAAGATGATAAATGAAATTCGATACGAATTTAACATGACGTTCTGCTGAAATAATCAACTTTTCACTACGAAACAATATTTCTGAAACAGCAGAAAGTCTGCAGAACAGGACAGTCCACATTGCTGTTTCTCTGTAAgtgtctttttttcatatttctttcaggagaaaaaaaaatgtaagggagagttttttttaactgatataGCAGGAACATGTGTCGTGGTTGGTCTAAAATGTTAACTGTAACTAATAAACTGCCGACAGTGAAATATAATCAACTTTATAATCCGCTTGTTAAAGGCTGGTGTTGACTGTTATTCTGTAACCTAGAGTACCCTATTCCTTACAAAAgctagtaaaattattaaactcatttataatgcattacaaaaatgcattttgaaacagattagggaaaaaaaaacatcctgtttCCTGATTGCCAGACAATTCTAGAAATAAACCGTCACAGAATAACCACTTCGAAaaaacaaattgtttaaatgacGTGATGCTCTCTCTCATTCAGATCAGCGTCAGGATGAAGACAGAGGGGTCGATGGCCAATAGGCCAGATAATACAGCGTTCACACAGCAGCGGCTTCCCGCCTGGCAGCCCATTCTGTCCGCGGGCATCGTCATCCCCGGCTTCACTATCATCGGCCTGGCCTTCATCGGCATCGGCGTGGCACTCTTCGTCACCTCGCAGAACATCAAAGTGCTGGAGGTGGGACGTAATACATGAGCTGGAAGTCTGGATTTCCTTTTAGAATGTTGAACGTACTGTATTCAAATTTACTCTTATCGCAAATGTAGATAATTAGCCAGCTAATCTGTTAAATGCGCAAATTTCACTGGTGGGCATTTTAtgtaaaggttttatttttacacttagTCTGAAGGATCAAACTCTGATGAGAATGTGTAtgtctgagtgagtgtgtgtgtttataaacaaCCTGGAAAAAAAGCTTGAATTTGTGACATCATCAGCACCATCAATAATTACAGCAAGTGAAGGATGTACAAGAACATTAATAACAATAGAACACTGGCATCAGGGACCTAGAAATTTAATAAATAGTGTAACATGGATCTTGGGTCTTTATCAGCTCATCAATTAGCTTTTTAGTCCTTTAGTTTAGTAACGGGAGCATTTGGTGCTCATGAGACATGACAGACTCTCCGACCCTAATGTTCAGTAACGGCTAAACAACAAGCTCAGGTTGTTCAAAGATTTGTGGAttttgttgtatgtttttttggattattgcataattttatattaaaaaattaaaagtatgGCTGCGTTGTCTCAGTAGGAGGCATTGGCTGTCAATCACAGCAGTTGTGCCCACTCATTAGTGTCTCTTAGTGTCTTAAAACTCATAAACCAGGAATGTAAAAACACATCGGCAATCAGTTTGATTAATATCAGTAATCAGAAGCGGGTTTGTTGTTTGTCATCATGCGTCGTTCTGCGCACTCAGGTGTGTGTTTCTTTACATCACCTCCAGCAAATTTCCAGCTTTGTAACGCAGAAGGAGTTTACCGAGACTGAttaaatgattatatatataagatGGCCGCTACTAGAATTTCTATTCATTTCAAAAGGGCAAACGGTATTGAGTGTGTCGAAAGGATGTTTAGTTTAagtgtattgtgaataatgctGTGTTTAAGGTAAAGTCGCGACTATCATTTCTACAAGCAGTAAAACCACAGAAAGCTATAATCCACTGTCGAAGGACAAAACCATTAGATATTTAGAGTAAACGTGCATGGACAGTAGCTTTTAGAAGCTTTGACATGGGATAAAGATATCCTTTGACCAATGTgcacatttattgtttttactctTCACACATCAAATGTGCTGAGGTGGGAAATGGTGTAAATTACTGAACCAAATTGAACGCAGAAGGAAAGTCCCGGGATGAGTACAGGTCAGTTATTATGATGACAGCAGCAGAGTTTTAAACAAGCCTTCAGTATCTAGATGAATTCGCATATTAAAGCAAAGATAGTTGGACATAAACTGTGGATCAGCGACCTAAGGCTGTAAGGTTCCCTTTTTTGGTAACTTGTAGTTCTTAGACTTTATAGGTGGTTGCAGTGCAAGATATCGAATATACGCTCGCGAGAAAAAGCGTGTGAActttttggaatttcatggttttctgcctTAATTCTCATAATATGTGATATGATTTTCCTCTAAGTcaagagtattgacaaatatatatGTGCTTATAATAATAACCCCCCAAAATTCTGATCTTTCCCGTCTTTATtgagaacaaccataaaaacctcATAGTACGAAAAGTGTATGAAACCTTGAGTTAATGACTTCAAAAAAGCTGATTGGAGTCAGGTGTTAGCATTATAATTAGCATTAGTACCTGGAGTCTTGTTAAGAAAATGAGTTTGGAGGTGTGGACTAGAGCTTCTTTGACTGATCTCAATAGAGATGCTATAGAATGACTTGAAGAGAGCCACGACCATAAGACCTCCTAAAGAATATGACCGAGCTAGAGCGGTTCTGCCGGGAAGAATGGACTAAAATTTCTCCTGAACGatgtgcaggtctgatccacagCTACAGAAAGCGCCTTGTTGAGGTTATTGCTGCCAAGGGGGCGGGGTCAAGCCCGCAACTAATTAATTCCAAGggttcacttactttttccacaAGCAATTTCCAATTTAAAATTTTGGATGAGTGTGTTCAATAAAGATATGAAAGATCAGAATATTTTGGTGTTATTATTTTTGGCTATCTTAtgctaattatataaatgtaattgcATTTCTTTTAACCCTTTATTGTGTAACAGACCGACTACACAGGCAGCACAGGCAATTCTAGCTGTTCCCAATGTATCAACCCCTCTATAAAAGACTGCGTATGTGAAGTCCAGTTCTCCCTCACTGAGCTATTCCAGGTACTGTCCTTTTCACTCAGCTTTCTACACTTTGTGACCTGACGTATCATGACTGTCCATGATGAGATGTACTTTGTGTTTTCAGGGTCCTGTCTTCTTCTACTACGGACTGACTAATTACTATCAGAACTACAGATCATACAGCGTGTCCCAGGATCCCAACCAGCTAGTGGGAGACAAACAGTACTTTCAGGTACATTCTTGCtttgtgcattttagtttctaaTGGGTCGGATGTCTTGttaattattgttaaatatttatttaagtttaattaagTACAATCTTTGTTTAATACCTGACAGTCTCCAGCGAGCACCTGCTCTCCGTATCAGTATAACTCCAGCTCGACGCCTATTGTTCCCTGTGGATCCATAGCAAACAGCAAGTTCAATGGTACTGCTACCACTACATTACACTGCACCTGACACCTGTTTCATGGCGAAACCCATTTGCTTAAGACTACTTTAATATATTATCTCTTTAGTGAATCTGTACGTGGAATGTTTTGTTCTTGGCCATACCGAACCTACGATTTCCAGCGccagacacacaaacatttcCTCCTTTTatagggtgccattacttttgtcctaatcagtggtgtcaaaagtattcacgttcattacttaagtagaagtatatatactagggtttaaaaagacttctttagaagttaaagtatcaactcaagctttttactccagtaaaagtgtaaaagtactggtttcaaaactacttaaagtataaaagtaaaagtaacgtgagggggaaaagcattaaggataaaagcttaggctgtgccacgggtctatatactgcactaacacctcataaaaaaaaaaaaagaaaaatgtgttgttgtttttttgttgtattttttaacaagccatagagatttgggatactgtatatggcagatgaaaaagaatgcattttagtacaatgtaaatacattaaagaaccatatatgtgtactactgagcattaacatgtttcatgaagaaaaagatatgataactagttgtctaagtattttaatggtgcaaaaagtcaaacttcagaggcgtgtcatcagtaacctttattggaatgtaaatgtacatccaagcttagctgcaggaatctgtgagggaaacatacaggaaaattagtgcacccagggcaggcttagtaacaatttcCCTTCCTGTtcccttcctggtgctgttcccttcctcgctggtgcttggttgtgacatttcgctcaaatcttgagtctctatcaggGACATCtttgtctacttatcacaaccttatcaaccgaaaatgctattttattcaaacgtccttgctggagtgtgtgacatgacgtcatgtgcacgtgcgatggatcgcgtaccaaccaatagggtgtcggaatggtatgtttatacttctcatccaaccacaatcaaattcgctccatccagATGGCGCggtttatccggatgtttttgcttgttttttgaatgacaagctgaaataaaatggGAGTAACttaaggctatttttaaaatgtaagaaatagaagtaaaaagtcggctgaaaaataattactccagtaaagtatagatacccgaaatttctacttaagtaaaggaaagaagtatttgtacttcgttacttgacacctctggtcCTAATTGAATATCTAGTCTTATTCGTCTCAAATACGGATGCATTTTGgattattatgataatatatCTGGATTATTATAAGACCATAATCCCACagcattaatacacacacacttaggagtttttgcaactttttttaagtttttacaaatgatttacaattaaattAGACAAAATATAATTGTGCAATTTTGCAATCTCTTTTAACACCTGTACACCTTGAAGATTTAAAGCAAGAAATTTTTGcatattgtgaaataaaatgcattcaaaCCATCTAAGCTTTTCAATACTTAACTTACCAACAAGTAAATATTGAATTAAGtcagatattatttatttttttactcttgatgttggctttttttttttcattcactgTGTCGCTGTACCACCTTCCTTTACGAAATactgaatacaaaataaaaaattgaataCCTTTGTTATcttgataaataataattaggtttattttagtgtgtgtataagcTACAATATAAAGTCTAGTACAAATGTGAATATCTGGCTTGGTGTTTTTAGTGAATGGGTTTTCAGCGTTTTAATTTCCTGCAAGGCATAAATTCTTAGCactaactttattattattttttttttttatctttgtgtctcCAAAGTCCACTGAAACCAAAATTATTCATTAAGTGCTTCTACGTTTTGTATCTTGTTATAAGCGATCATGTGCCTGTGTTCTTTAAGGACTctaatgactttttttcttttctataaagACTCCTTCGAGCTGTTCCAGATCGTCAATGGGGAAAAGACGCCGGTTCCGTTTGACAGGAAGGGAATCGCATGGTGGACGGATTACAACGTCAAATACAGTAACCCTGCTTTTGTCAACGGCTCCTTCGCTAACGCCTTCGCTGGTATTTATTCAAGTTACCTTCTCACATTATATGGCACCGACAGAGTGAGCTCACCATTCTCAGTCAAATTGGACTACATAACGATTTGGTCGATTAAATTGTTGGTCGTATATCATTAGTATTCGAATAATTAgcttattttgtgtttaactaAGGTGTCTCATCCAACAAGCTTATTTTCTCCAGTgtctttgtaacagtcagagttTGTCAGAGACTTCAGAGGGAGTAAAATGTGTTCTCAATTTTTATTAACCTTATGAGATGGAAAATTAAAAAAGTCAAGGCTGGTGAGCGGAAAATTTATATCTGCTGTTATAAAAGCTATGAACAGGAGTCTTGTTTTGTGGACTTTACACGacattaaatgtacagtagaagtaaatgtataaaaagtatGCAGAATCATTCtaatcattcatttttttaagtattaacCGTATGAAACACCCTTGGACAtcctgttattggaaaataatcaaattcaggcgattaaaagtaattttattcTTTAGAATTCATTTCATGCAAAATCACGGGGGGCAGGAAAAGGAAAATCTATGGGAGATTTTGAGCACAAAAGGTTAGCTAACACTCAATGACTGACATGGCCAGATGTTCATTTCTCTGGTACGATTAAGAACCTTCCAGATCTTGAGTATTTTGTGAGGTGGCCGAGTACTTTAGCAAGAAAGTCAactcttttcctttttatttgtcAGCCATTTGTATATAATGCATAAAAGCATACAAAGCAGCAAACTTGTGTAAGAAAAAATGTCTGTGTATAAAAGATACACAGTGGcatgtggttagcactgtggcctcgccaAGTGGCACGTGTGCAGACCTCAAACAGATGGAAGcttgtgttttcttttcaggTACATCACAGCCGATAAACTGGCCAAAACCTGTGTACCAGCTGGATACAAGTGACCAGGCCAATAACGGCTTTCTGAACCAGGACTTCCTGGTGTGGATGAGATGTGCAGCATTTCCTGACTTCAGAAAGTTGTATGGACGGATCACAGGGGGAGATTACGCTAGTGGCCTGCCTGCTGGAAACTATAGCTTGGAAATCAAGTACAGTATCCTTTTatcagctggtgtgtgtgttttcagaaaTGCCCCGTCACACttgaatttgtaaaaaaaaaaaaaaaaaagaactttccAGGTACAAATTCTTTACAATCCACTAAAAGAGCATTATTCAAAATGTAACCACTAGACTTTTCATCTGACTTTTCATTTGCATGCCATGCTTAAGAGAGGTGAAACCCTATCAGCTACACATGCACACGGACAGGTTTGTCTGGTTGGgtgggacaaaaaaaatctcagaaatAAATTGAGCAAcaaaagggagagaaagagagcgtttGTGTCTGGTGTTTAATCACCTACACTTTATTTGTGTATTCCAATTAGACTGAATAATTGTTGGCACATAACATTcacaaggatttttttaaagaatcatttttgtgcatttttttcagcatattgttgtgtgtgtgtgtgtgtgtgtgtgtgtgtgtgtgttaaagaatCTAGAACAAAGTCATTTCAATGTGTTTGGATCCTTAACCTACAATCCAGACTACCCTGTTCTGAGCTTTGGTGGCACAAAGAAGGTAGTGTTCTCCAATGTTTCCTGGATGGGAGGAAAGAATCAGTTCCTGGGCATCGCCTACCTTGTCATAGGTTCTCTCTGCGTTGTCATGGCAGTAGTCATGCTCATCGTTTATGCAAAATACAAGTTTTCAGATGACGATAGCGCCTAACGTGTTATACTTGACCTTGTAGTGGGAAAGGGTGTAAAATGCTCTATTgtactttttcttcttcagccAGGTCTCATGGTCTACTGTTACTTTAGTTTATTTTTGAGACCGCCGTTACATTTTACAGGTTTAAATCTGGAATGGAGGAAAATTCTGAActaagaacataaagtttcccaTGTACAGTACTTATGGTCCATAAGACGCATCAGTTGAAATCCACAGTGGCTTGGATCCTGAATTgagggttttttgtttgttcgcCTGCTGATAACTGTGGGCCTTTATTTCTACCTAATGAAAGCGTTGCGTCAGTGCTTCATGCATATTATCTGTCCAATTCCCTCAAATACTTATCTGCACAACGTTCTGAAACATATCAGCTACTTTCATGCACAATCACACACATCATCTCGTAGTCATCAACCAGCCAAGCCACCATAACTCGGTGCTATTACGTAGTGTAACATCCTCCAGGAACTTCAAGTCTTCTCTTTGTTGTCTGTAGTACTTCTACATAAACAGCCTGATCATTCGCTATACTTccttattgatttaaaaaatatattattcctCCTATTAAATGGCATCGTAGCTGTGCTAGTAATGTGATATGCCTCCCACATGTGACATCAGCACGTcacaataaacacacagcaTCATCTAATACAATAGCACAAGAATCAATAAGTAATCACATATTTTAGTACAAATGGATTAAATGTGTGTCAGGATGGGGAAAAGCTTTACTGACTCCTCATTAGACTCCAATTTGGTATCACAAAATTCACTGATGTCACCGTGTTAAACATGTGCGATCATCCTACTAAAGACAGGTTTAAAATGAATCCTGAGACTCATAATTGTGCAACTTTATTATTGTAGCAGAAATGTTTGTTCCTTCGTATTgactttttatttgtgtgttctGGAAGATGGGTCGTCCTCTTAGGATCTGGTTGCACTAAAGCTTGGTATGAAAGTGTTTCTCAGGGAATGTCTGAAAGCTGATTTATTTgcttaaaagtattttaaaatacctACAGCCATACCTGAAAGCCATCGCATTGATTTTTAGATTTCGATGCTGATTTAAATTCCGTCACAGTCACGTCTGAGCACATCCCGTACATGAGGATCTCTTATTTAAAAGCAGACgcaatttaaatgtattaaggATTAAAATTGGTATGTTTTGCTTTTCTGACTTTATGAAGCCATATTTAAAAGTGATTTGAAAtaactgttttattaaaatagtgCTTATTTATGAGTATTTAGTCGTGTCAATTTTTCGCGTGTTTTGTATTACGGGACCTTTCTCCGAGAAAACttttacttttgtgtttaaCTTTCTCTCTTTTGTCAAATCAAAGAGGGCGGGAATTATTTAGGGActgttgtgttttaatttttttgtttattgttgtcTCAGGCTGTGTAACCCAACAGTGCCTTAGGTGTATTGCAGATAATGGTTCACTGTGTGGAAATTTGTTTATCagggtgtgtactgtacatttgtggTCAGTGTAATATGTTTGTAAAACCGTGTTTTGGAACCGTgttgaaaatgttttgtttatgcCAGTGTATCACAACAGTGCCTTAGTTGTATTTATGCCAAACAGTACCCTCCAAATAAAGATGATGACGATGAGCAAAGGCTCTGTGCATGGAACCCTCTTTGTGAAATAAGTTTCTATGAATTGTAGCTTTAACATCAAACCATTTGCGTTGACTCAATTTCTGTTTAACACTATGATCCCATCCTGACACTCTATTAAACAGACCCTCACGTCTTAAAGGTAATGTGTGCTCAAGTGAAGTGAAATCAAGTCATCACTGGTGTAGATTTCAGGGCTCGCCTAATAATCATTGCAGTTTAAGACAAATTTATTTTGGTGTCAAAATTGAGGCAGATGTTATTAAGAGTGCTCCAAATAGTTGAGTAAATTCACAAAATGTATGTTACTCTCACACTTtctaaaaaactttaataagactattaaataacacaatAGGTCAGGCTAACTTAGTACCAGTTAGTGCTTAGGATTAACTTTGCCTTCCACTGTACACTGTTCTGTGTGTTTAGATAGTAGGTGTGTTTCTATTTTGAAATCAGTTTTACCTCCTTGCTGTCGGTGTTCAAGAACTGGGGGAAAAGTCTATAAGGCATGTTCAAAAGGGTATTACAGCGAAAAGTGGAAAAAGCTGTAATGATCAGGTTTGGTCTTGGGTTTTAAATTTAACAATATTGTTCTTTATGATTTGTTTAGAGTCTGCTGTTACTGcaggttcaattcaattttatttgtatagcgcttttaacaattgccattgtcccaaagcagcttcacacaatcaaaagaattatttaagttcgtatgaaatgtgtatgtgtatgaatcaaaatggtcagattgtccctggtgagcaagccgagggcgacagtggcaaggaaaaactccctgagatggtaataggaagaaaccttgagaggaaccagactaaacagggaacccatcctcatctgggtgaaacagagagcaggaattgatcctaacacacagtcatactgtatgcagccagttcagtataacagttgatgttaattgatgttaatatacattaaggcatttggcagacgctcttatccagagcgacttgcatttatttatctcattacacatctgagcagttgagggttaagggccttgctcaagggcccgaaagtcgcaacttggtggttgtggggtttaaacctgtgatcttccgaaccgtagtccaatgctttaaccactgagataCCCCCGATCCCTAATATGGAgtcaggtagttattggagactcaggtagacttgtaagaaattccattcctgaactatcgagcaactgcagccaagtcaagtcctcagagaaacagctgtcaacaccagtcaaggccagaaccgtcttcatggtagagtgaaactgtCCCCAGACACtggacgcatcccaaagagacacacggggcatccatgtgacaagatgtctaaccaggatgggtcagacaggtccggagaggagagggagtctggatcactggcagctcaggaacgacatgtgtagctcgacagagagaggaaaggagagagggggagacaggagaggggagagcagaagaggagagataacagttaggtctggtcccAGTCtaaaggcgccatctgaagacgaatttgcatacgtgaatcaGAAACATTTCGATTCAATAAATGTGctaataatatgtgatgctcaaatgtgcctaacaaatattgtggcaaggtggcctgggtcaacccatgattcattcatccactcaaacagcatggttgggatgaggctccagggtggcagggtgcgcgatgggtggcttcttggtgagtgatgtatttaaagatattattccagctaagttttttttttaaattattattaattccaGAGGACTACAtccaatttaaaacaaaatgtatatatttaaactaCATTTTGTGTAATGAGATTGCTTTGTTATTAGGCAAAAAAACTATCTGAGAACTGAATTTATGCTGTATGAGTTATTTTCAGTTAGTTGTACTTTGTGGGTGTAcgctataaaaaaaatcagttacaCCGGGAACAAAATGTGAATTGCAATGTACAAATGTTATTGCTTTGTATTTAAAACACGATGATTAACTGCATGTCACACTAAAAAGTAGCACTGACTGAGAAGGAGCAGGTAACAAAAAGGCAGGTGTGGCTAAGTGACTATTAAAAAGATGGATTACTTCCTAATGCTGGCGTAGTGGCGTAGCCACTTCTAGGGTCAAGGATTCGATTACTGCcttgcgtctgtgtgtgtgaagtttgtgcttggtgagtttcctccaggttctccagtttcctcccacagtccaaagacatacagactaGGTTAATTGACGTTTCCAAAATTGTAATACACcagtgtgccctgtgatggtttggcaccctatgcagggtgtaccctgcctcatgcatatatgtttttaaaaccaaaaatacTTGGGGTTTTAAGGGCTACTATAACAATTGCAggttataaaactttttttaatactgttcTTTGACACTTCGTGAAGAATGGTACTGTATTGGTGCCGTGTTCTACATGCGTTATTACCACTCTAATGTTTCTgaaagttgtgtttttttacattttcatttccaTGCCAATTATCTCGTGTGGGGATGGGTGACCGGATCATATCCCAGGGAACTCGGGGCACAAGAAGCAGGGACTAAATGGAATGCAATCTATCGCAGGCGTACACACAcaggacaatttggaaacaccaatcagcctttGAAATGTAtgggaaactggagtacccagaggaaaccccagGAAGCACGGTttgagaacatgcgaactcacGTCACGCACGTACAGACCAGAGGTTATGAGATCTGAACCCCTAACCCTGGAGCTGCAATGTAACCTTGTTTAAGACATGATTGTAATATCATTGGCACACAAGTGTCACTGCAGGGTATTAATTGCACTGCGCATTGAGACTCGTCGCCATTTTAGTTTGTTACCTCTAAAGCGCCAACTAGCGTTCATTAAGTGAACAAGCATTCAGTATCAGCAGTGGAAGCGCTCTCGAACATTCGATTGTACAGTAGAGTAATGAAACATTCTGTTGCTGCTATTGTGACTTATTTCTTAGCATTAAAATATGTTCAATCAATAttcataagaaaaataaatgctgtgTTTTTCCATAAAGTCTCGCTGTGTCTCGGACGCTAACTAGCGCCGCTACAAAGAAATAGAGCTTCGGATTGGTTTCGGCTGGTCACGTGAGCGCACTCGCCTCTTCTCGGTATTATCGCGAGATCACGGTCACTTCGCGATAACGTCACTTCCTGCTGCGCGTGCTGTTGTCGTCGGAGAAGAGAAAGGACAGAAGGAACCCGTCCATTTTCACAGGTTGTAGGTGTAACTACATGGGCGAGTCCGAGCGACGTTTACGCTTAAACAGATCCTAAAGAGCGGTGTTTTGGAGCAGAGAGGTGAGAGCAACCCCCCGATGTTAGTGAGCGGGTtaaagtcagtcagtcagtcagtgagcAGGACCGCGGCCTGTGGAGCTAGCGCGTTAGCATCTCCTGTTAGCAGCTCCTGAGAGGTCTGAAATAACCAGcgctgtgttttatatatatgtatataaagttAATTACTAAAGCGTATGTTTTGCCCGGTATAACTTggtactgtacttttttttcttttttcgtaaAGCTGGTTAATCCCCGGATTACAGGCCTGTCTCTCTGCCGTAACAGTCCGGGTTATTTCTTAAATATGATTTACGtgttaattgttaattaaataGTGTGCACTTATTACGGATGAAgaaaactgtatataactaTCATTTAGACAGCAGTGTGTAAAGGGAAACGCTGTTAAACGCTGATTGGTCAGTCACTGTGCGGCTGAGTCTTTTCAGGGGGAAGTACCCCCGGTGTTTACAAGCCGCCGGGTGACGTAATGTgctcatttgcatatttatcGTATTTTGGCGTGTTGCATGAAGAAATAAATTAGTTGGAATTGTAACACTTAGAATTTcctataaatatatgtatttatgaATGTATCAAACGTAGCCTGTTCCTTATaacatcactttaaaaaaaaaaaaaaaaaaagtgcagcatttaaacactacagACTAACTTAAAACACGGTAGtgtggtggttagcacagttgccttgcacctccagggtccgggttcgattcccggccaggctcgaatCACGTCTCgaacatgcatggagtttgcatgttctccccgtgcttggtgggtttcctccaggttcaccggttttctcccacagtccaaagatatgcaggttaggctaattggcgttcccaaattgcccgtagtgtgcgaatgggtgtgtgtgtgtgccctgtgatggacaccctatccagtgtgtaccctgcctcgtgccctaagtctcctgggataggctccaggtccccgcgaccctgaatacaggataa
This genomic stretch from Clarias gariepinus isolate MV-2021 ecotype Netherlands chromosome 13, CGAR_prim_01v2, whole genome shotgun sequence harbors:
- the tmem30b gene encoding cell cycle control protein 50B; translation: MKTEGSMANRPDNTAFTQQRLPAWQPILSAGIVIPGFTIIGLAFIGIGVALFVTSQNIKVLETDYTGSTGNSSCSQCINPSIKDCVCEVQFSLTELFQGPVFFYYGLTNYYQNYRSYSVSQDPNQLVGDKQYFQSPASTCSPYQYNSSSTPIVPCGSIANSKFNDSFELFQIVNGEKTPVPFDRKGIAWWTDYNVKYSNPAFVNGSFANAFAGTSQPINWPKPVYQLDTSDQANNGFLNQDFLVWMRCAAFPDFRKLYGRITGGDYASGLPAGNYSLEIKYNYPVLSFGGTKKVVFSNVSWMGGKNQFLGIAYLVIGSLCVVMAVVMLIVYAKYKFSDDDSA